Genomic DNA from Triticum dicoccoides isolate Atlit2015 ecotype Zavitan chromosome 4B, WEW_v2.0, whole genome shotgun sequence:
tttttcttcttctttttctttgggctTGTTGTGCTGCTCGTCCCAGCATTGCGATGTGTACTTTGGTggtttgctttggaatacaaagcggggggaaaccctttttcggtaggcACGTACTGGGCTTTTGGATGTGTATTAACTATTAACAAATAATGTAGTAGTTAATATGATTAGCatgcaatttttattattttttatgttcgTTGTACTATTATGATTGATGATTTTTCTTTTGCGGAGTTACTACGATTGATAATGAATATATCGAATGTTTTCCCAAAAAATATATACGTAATTAGCATGCGGGCACTGGGCAGGGGCCTCCGCCTCTTGACTTTAAATCCATCGCATGGTTAGGAGACACAGGAATTGATGAGAGATTAGACCACTTACGTGAGATTCGGACAAAGGAAAAAGGTTCATGATTTCTTTCACGAGTTCTTAAGTACTGCTAAACCACATCAAAAGTTGAGAACTAGGGATCTAAAAAAAAGTtgagaactactccctccatcccataatataagaacgttcactagtgtcaaaaacgttcttatattatgggacgttgGGAGTAGAATCATTTCATTCGAGGCAAAACAAATCAAGTCCATGTTGCATTCCAAACAAATAACATCAACTCTGCTGTTATACTGTTGAAGACATCGCATCATCATCACAATATGTTACACAAATTAATTAACACGTCCCTTACCGTGTACACAGAATCCATCTCGAGTTCTCAATTAAGATTACTTTCCTGTAGCTTCCATAGGAATACAACTGTAATCTACTAGTATATCTGAATGATCTGTACCAGATGAATGTTACATTAAATTGCAAGGCTGTAAGGGCACAGTCGTGGATATTGTTGCACGGAAAATAAACTAACGCTTCAACCAAAAAGTTATAGAGACACAAGAGTAAATCACAAAGAACATCATATAGTCTGCTACAACCTAATTAAACAGGAAATTAGTATGAAGGCGCCAGCTGCTATGAAGCTTCAACAAAGCCAAATTTTCCCAGCACAGCCGTTGTTTCCTCCCTCGAACTGCACAAATGTATCCCGTGTTACAGATTCAAGTCAAATTGAATACTATTGTATTAAGATTAGTACAGTACATATCCCAAATTGATGAGAGCTATTAATAATAATTGATGTTTCCCACAAaataataataagtgatattacaaTTATTGCGCTTACCTTCCATCTCTCAATATCTTGTAGACTCCTGGTGTTATTAGGTCAACAATTGTTGAACCAGCACGTCCAGAAGGAAGTATACCACCATCAAAGACATATGAACAGTGTGGCCATAGATCCCCGAAATCTTTGACACTGACGCTACTAGGACGACCACTTAAGTTGGCGCTTGTAAGTGCAAGTGCACTTCCAGCACCACGAGCAATGGATCGTATGAAATCCAATTTTGGCACACGTACTCCAATGCTGTCCAGACCAGGATTAAGTGATCTCTCCAGTATACTGTTCTCACCTATGTAACGAATAAAGAATATATTCAGCACCTCATGCAGGTTAACAAAGAAGCTTGATAAACCTGAAATGTAGTGTAGTATCCTCACCTCGCTTTAAAACAACAGTGACAGGCCCAGGAAGGAGATTATGAAGCAAACCATGGGGCAAGTGATCCACTATGGCAAACCGTGATATTTCTGGGACATCAGCAACGCAGATGGCCAGAGGGCGTGTATGTATGCGTCCTTTGATTTCATATATCCGGTTAACTGCTTCTGCAGAACTGTCATGAAGAGCCTTTTTAGAGCGAATCATGGATGAATCCAACCAACTAAAATTCAGTGAAAGAAACTCCAAAATGAAAGTCTTAGCTCAGAAGGATGCAATGGACTACTTTTAACTATGAGTGAAAGCAAGGTTCAGAAGTAACTAATGAAGGTTTCTGAAATTTAATCTGGATGTTTACATCATATGCCTAATTTAGATATGGGCACAGGACAGATTCATCATAACTTGATTCAGGAGTATTCATGAAAGCAATTTCAGATTCTGTGTGCTATACAACCACACCGCAACACTGCAGCAAGTGCTAATCTGGAATCAACATGAAAACGGCATTTACAAGAAGGAAAGAAACAAACTAAATCTTCTAGCACAAAAGAGAAATTAAGAAAGCGCTAACCATGCATCACAAGCAAACCCGTATATTGTATCGGTGGGCACCGCGATCACTTGCCCCCCATTAATTGCGTCGATTGCTTTAACGACATGATCTTGCGATGCTGGAAGAATATGATCTGTGCTGGCTTCTATTTTGTGTGAAATATTTTCCGACAACCTCGCTGAGCAGGACACTACAGGATTTGTCTCATGCAGAGAAGATGGTCTGCTGACCTTAACAAAGCTGGAAAAAAAGCGTGTTAGTGGTATTAACCCGAACGAGGATTTCACAAAACCTCAATGAAATTAAAACAAATATTTTTTATGTGCTCCAAAAAAGTAACTTCAGTGAGCAGCAGCAAATGCCAAACGAAAATAGCAACAGACAATTTATGTCGCCAATGCGCTGGAAAAAAGACAATTACGAGCAAGTAGTTGCCCTTAGGAGGATTCCATAACAGCTCaatcaaattaacacatagttctCATTTGCTAAATAAAAGGGATTTCAGTGAATAACAGACAATATATATCACAAGTAAGCTACAAGAAGAACTTGCAGACACAACAGATAACTTATATAGCAAGTCCCAGTAATCCTGTTAATTCAAATGAATTATTTGATTGCAGAGATACAACTGCAAGTAGCAACACGAACTCAGGACCATGGGAACAACAAGCTGCCTAGCAAATTTCTTGGCAAGCGGGGGCATCAATTAGGGGAGCAAACGGACAGGAACCGCAGAGACGAAGAGAGATACGTACCTCTGAGCCAGCGGTTGCCTGGCGGGGGCACGAACCAGAGGGAGCCTCTCCCCCGCCGCCCTCGCGCACGCCTGCATCTTGCCCGCTCCTCTTCTTccctcctctcgccgccgccgccgcgcagcaAACGAGCAGAGGAACAGGAGAACCTGAGCTTTTTAGAACAGGGAGGAGGAGTCAAACCTCAAACGTATCCGACATGGGCAGGGGAAGCACTCCGAGTctgcctgacaggtgggcccgtgcCGCTCCTGGCTTCCGGGAGCTCTGCGAGGTCCCGAGCTGGGAGGGCTGTTCCGCGAAGAGGCGCGAGGAGGGAGGGGCCCTTGTGCAAAAGCTCCATCCCCTCGCGCTAGGGTTTAAGGCTTTGAGTCGGGAGGCGCCGCCGGCGAGCTGAGATGGCGGACGCGGCCGTGAGGTGCCTCCGGGACGGCCGCCTCGACGGCGAGCACGCGCCGGCGCTGGCCGTGGAGGGCTCCCTCCAGTGCTGCCCCCTCGCGGCGCGCGCCATgctccacgtcgccgccgccgtcgcctccaaCGCGGCCGCGGGGAAGGCACAGGCCAGGTACTGCTGGGATCCTCTGTGGTATGCTGCTTTAGCTTGGCCTCGGCTGGATAATGACGCGGGTTGCTGGTTTGGCTGGCAAATTGTGGTGGTGCAGGGGACTTGTGGTTGTGGCGTTTGATCGGAGCCCGGAAGTTTACCTGGATGTCATGCTTCGGCACGGCCTTGATTCAAATGCACTGAGTCGATGGTAAGACTTAGCAGAGTAATTTAAATTGGAAAAGGCATTCAGAGCTTTAGCATAACAGACAATTTGTAGAGTTGACATTTTAAAGTGTGAGCTAGACTGTGAAATCAGAGATTATTTTCTGTTAAAATGTTCTACTGTGAACCTCACATAGCATCTCCTTAATGTAGGCCAAAGTTGGCGCAATGCAGGTCATAGTTTAAATGCTCATGATGGTAGAATTTACATGAATGTGCAATACCCTGTTTTAGAATTTTTGCATTGTTCCAACAGTGTTCGGATATTGGATTGCTACTCAGACCCACTGGGGTGGAAGCAAAATATTCGAAGACAGCAGCAACAAGAGGACAGTGGAACACCATGCTCAACAAACAAAGACACCATCACAACTTTCAGAAGTGTGAAGGATGTTGATAAGTTGTCGTGCTCCATAATTGATCTTGGAAGAGGTACAATCCACCATATAACCTTTTTTACTTTTTAATTTCCTTATTTATGATCATGAAGCTAATGACACACTGTATGCTATGCATATCAGGGTTTGAAGGAGAAGGCAAGACCTATTTTTCTGTTGCTGTTGATTCAGTATGTACCTTGATGGAAACTTTTTTTCTTCTATGGAAAGCTTACTTAGGGCAGATTTTTAATACAGTACCAAGTATGTTTTCCCTAAAGATGAAACTGGGTTGTATTGTGTTAATTGCAATTCTGGCATACTTTGTGCCACATATTACCATACATATATTCTTCTGCTAGTATAATTTAGTACTCTTGATGCTTATGGACTGGCTGCATTAAAATGCGAATTCCGGAAGTTCATGCCAAAATTGAACAGTACACCTTAATCTTGTAGTTAGCAGTTTGTGTTGAACTTCAGTAGCTTTGGGTCATCCGGAACAATCAATCAAAATTATCAAACCAATATCTCACTTTACCCCCATCTGGATAACACCAACATGTCACCTACAAGTATTCTACTatttgcattttatgattataactTGACACTGTTTATATTAAAGCAAACCCGTCTTTGCATTCTTTatgattgaaaaaagttcatcacacCTTTACAATATTATTTAAATTCTTTGATGTTTAACAGCAAAGTCCTTCATGATATTTCAGATTAGCTCTATGTTAAGGCATGCTTCAGTGCAATCAATTTCAGGCCTTCTTAGCAATCTTCGAAGCCATGGTATTATTTCTCTTTTATATTTTCCATTTGTGCTCATGGTAAAAAGTAGATACAATTGAAATTCAGCATTTACATTAATGATGCAGCATATATTGTACAAAAAATGCATGCTGTATATATCTTGTAATGTACACGGATATACGCTGCACAATTGCACATCAACTAAAGGACCACACTTGAGGTTATCTTGAGCAACACACCGACTAAATGGACTGCAGTATCAATATGAAGCATTCATATGGTCTAATAGGTTGATGTACCATTCTTCATGTGATGCTTAAAGTATTAATGTGTACTATCCTCGTATTTCAGATCAGATATCGTCGATCTTCTGGCTAATGCATTCAGATCTCCATGAAACCAAGTTTTCCCGAGCTTTTGAATGTCTTTCTACCATGGTTGCTTGTGTAGAGCCAGAAGTTGTAGATTCTGTATATGGAGAAGAACGTAGGGGGGACATGTCTTTCCTTGAGCATAACTATTCGAAAGCAAAGTTCCATGTGCGCCTGAAACGAAGGAATGGACGGGTGAAGCATCTGGTAAAGCTCTTGGTCATTTGCTGGGCAAAACTTCAACTTATTCTAAATATACCACACTGTGAATAATATTTGATTTAAATATCCCTACCTATGCAGTATGAGGAG
This window encodes:
- the LOC119291321 gene encoding yrdC domain-containing protein, mitochondrial-like produces the protein MQACARAAGERLPLVRAPARQPLAQSFVKVSRPSSLHETNPVVSCSARLSENISHKIEASTDHILPASQDHVVKAIDAINGGQVIAVPTDTIYGFACDACSAEAVNRIYEIKGRIHTRPLAICVADVPEISRFAIVDHLPHGLLHNLLPGPVTVVLKRGENSILERSLNPGLDSIGVRVPKLDFIRSIARGAGSALALTSANLSGRPSSVSVKDFGDLWPHCSYVFDGGILPSGRAGSTIVDLITPGVYKILRDGSSREETTAVLGKFGFVEAS
- the LOC119291320 gene encoding elongator complex protein 5-like, producing the protein MADAAVRCLRDGRLDGEHAPALAVEGSLQCCPLAARAMLHVAAAVASNAAAGKAQARGLVVVAFDRSPEVYLDVMLRHGLDSNALSRCVRILDCYSDPLGWKQNIRRQQQQEDSGTPCSTNKDTITTFRSVKDVDKLSCSIIDLGRGFEGEGKTYFSVAVDSISSMLRHASVQSISGLLSNLRSHDQISSIFWLMHSDLHETKFSRAFECLSTMVACVEPEVVDSVYGEERRGDMSFLEHNYSKAKFHVRLKRRNGRVKHLYEELCVEGCDVKFISATSVSMEVNQSLLPKVQFNLELSEKERSDRANVVLPFEHQGKGEPIRIYDGRRSLPEARQDPNLTTSALLDETEALKSANAKGEIHYLRDSDDERPDSDEDPDDDLDI